AACATCAGGAAGACAAACATTATGGATGCAACGGACGTAGCTGAGTTAACAAAGGTAACCAATTGCCCTCGGCTGAAAGGTACAACAATCAATCAGTGAACTAATGATCACCGATCTTCATTCAAGGTCAATCCGCAACatttgatcccaacgttcgtGGAGGACGACGGGCATGTGATCTGGGAGTCGTACGCAATTGCCATTTACCTGGTGGAAAAGTATGGCCAAGATGATGCCCTCTATCCAAAAGATCCCAAAGTGCGATCCATTGTAAATCAGCGCTTGTTTTTTGATATCGGAACGCTGTACAAAAACATTCTAGCCAACATTGACGTCCTGATCGAGAAGCAGCAACCTTCGGCTGAATTACGCGGAAAGCTGGAGCAAGCACTTGATCTTACGGAGAAGTTTGTTACCGAGTAtcgttttgttgctgccgaTCATCTTACGCTAGCTGACATCTTTATGCTTGGTAGCATTACTGCCCTGGAATGGTTTAGGTACGATTTGGAGCGTTATTCCGGCATTCGGGGATGGGTTGAGAGAGTAACGGCCCAATTCCCCGATTATTCCGACTTTCACAAGGAGATAAGGGAAGCCACTAAGCAGTACGTTGCAACGCACTGTCCGCATTTGGAATATTAGAGTTTGTCCTTTTTATGGCATAAATACTCAAACATGATATTTGCAGTTTCAACAGTTTACAATAAACGAGCGAAAACAAAGAAATGTGAGCACATATACTCTTTTTTAATCGGATCATAACAATACAGAGAAGCTAAAACCACGGAAAAATAAGAATTCTACCTAGGCCGTTTGCAATTTTGCCAATCTATTTTCTACACGTTCCCTCGGTCAGCTATCTATGTAATaaggtaaaaaaaatcgataacaCGTCCGATTAAAACATGTCGATAGATTACAGAATGataaaagaataaaacaaatctgTGTAAATGATATGACAGGCAAAAAACACTATTTGGCACAACATAGATAGCCACATTTGccctatgaaacgcgattgcagtcaTTCAGTCTCACTCTTTATTCTTCCGCAGCCAAGCGTTGCAACCATGTTTTATTGGCGGCCTTTTAGTTTCAGTTACTGATGTTCCAGATTTACTCTCGTCTATGTCTATGATTTACTCTAgtccacgtgatcctctgtcGATTGAGATACGTCATACACTATGTACTTTTAATGATCCTCTTCTATCCTGTTTCAGGTTGTTTAtccacttttactatctctttgattttGACTCCTCTCTTTACCCTTTCAATAATCGTCTTCTTTCTTCTAATTTATCCAATTCTTCTACTAAGTTTTCTTTTACTCTCTTTTTGTCTCAAggtttatgatagtctcttTGCGCTCAACGATGTAAGGCTTTTGCCATTTGTTAACTTAATCTAGCTTTACCTaactaaaaattaaattttgaacTATTATTTACGTCAAGAGTCCTTAGAAGAAGGAATTCAGATTGTTGGGTTTTTTCCTTCA
This is a stretch of genomic DNA from Anopheles merus strain MAF chromosome 2R, AmerM5.1, whole genome shotgun sequence. It encodes these proteins:
- the LOC121603692 gene encoding glutathione S-transferase D5-like yields the protein MELYSDIVSPPCQNVLLVAKKLGIALNIRKTNIMDATDVAELTKVNPQHLIPTFVEDDGHVIWESYAIAIYLVEKYGQDDALYPKDPKVRSIVNQRLFFDIGTLYKNILANIDVLIEKQQPSAELRGKLEQALDLTEKFVTEYRFVAADHLTLADIFMLGSITALEWFRYDLERYSGIRGWVERVTAQFPDYSDFHKEIREATKQYVATHCPHLEY